The following are encoded together in the Hyalangium minutum genome:
- a CDS encoding DUF3592 domain-containing protein has product MLRSVLLGLAMLVFGGALAFGGGRSLYRAYTSQRWPAVPGHVLSSSVEKIRSRRSMSFMPHVSYEYAVNGKTYTSETLAFGAGITAGAIEDANAYVHHYPKGSEVQIHYAPDDASLACLDCGSVGIADYIVAGGGSVLVGLALIGLLDPLRSVLRSRERARGELSVSGAPTRRT; this is encoded by the coding sequence ATGCTGAGGAGCGTGCTGTTGGGACTGGCAATGCTGGTGTTCGGTGGGGCGCTCGCCTTTGGCGGGGGCCGATCGCTCTACCGGGCCTATACCAGCCAGCGCTGGCCGGCCGTCCCGGGCCATGTGCTCTCCTCCTCGGTCGAGAAGATCCGCTCCCGCCGCTCGATGAGCTTCATGCCGCACGTGAGCTACGAGTACGCGGTGAACGGGAAGACCTATACCTCCGAGACGCTCGCCTTTGGCGCGGGCATCACCGCCGGGGCCATCGAGGACGCCAACGCCTACGTGCACCACTACCCGAAGGGCTCCGAGGTGCAGATCCACTACGCCCCCGACGATGCCTCGCTCGCCTGCCTCGACTGCGGCAGCGTGGGGATCGCGGACTACATCGTCGCGGGGGGAGGCTCGGTGCTGGTGGGGCTGGCCCTCATCGGACTGTTGGATCCCTTGCGCTCCGTGCTCAGGTCCCGCGAGCGCGCCCGAGGCGAGCTGTCCGTCAGTGGGGCGCCCACCCGGAGGACGTGA
- a CDS encoding DUF4139 domain-containing protein, whose amino-acid sequence MIVVPSVLDAVSVHADGALCTRVAMVPAENGRLPLQVRINGLPLGLTTGSLRASILQGPAGLAVRDIRPGFDAQLPPEPDVPAEQRALEEALEALAKLSLELQRVDQEIAGIKLLPSFPKPKTGDEPREASPTAILTLAHFVDEELAALHARKLDLERRQRDAEAELELRRRRLHEGSTSVRGQRAVLYRAALITLSETGEAQGEVRLALEYAVHGARWVPGYELRMPRTLDGGTLRMRASVLQRTGEDWQNVKLSLSTAELHRRADVPELKALRIGRRQPPPARSGWREPPPGLDELFAGYDAAGGPPRPSPSTPASFLPQGESRQRTVAREIPASNARDRAEATAYKPMPKPEPIPADESEDLDMLMDADEPMPAQAAPMKKKSGGALSGLFSASAPPPPPPPAPAAAAPMRGGAPGGGGPARARRSQAPLEEMAKDAAYGAPMMEMEGGAMDGFGGAAPGEPEPPSGLELGANLLDYDSLELPPANQQGVRGRLQPQPVWSSQEMIALTHMHMRVDVISLLIARQENMATVHRVSPPTWAVPPRQSTPHFDYRYDVETRIDVPSDGVWHSVPVFAAPVGLTAEYLCVPSMEPQVFRTVKVENRTPHALLAGPVDVTLGDEFLMTSPLPTLAPGATQRLGLGVEESIKVSRNTRYDEASGGVFGGANVLTHRVSVEVANRLGRPATVEIRERVPVIPKDEKDIKVEETEIKPPWRSPEPLPGDAPVDGERAWRVTLQSGEKQSLDATWVVKIPSSKMLQGGNRRT is encoded by the coding sequence ATGATCGTTGTCCCATCCGTCCTGGACGCAGTCTCGGTCCACGCCGACGGAGCGCTCTGCACCCGCGTGGCCATGGTGCCTGCCGAGAATGGCCGGCTCCCTCTACAGGTCCGCATCAACGGCCTGCCGCTCGGGCTTACCACCGGCTCCCTGCGCGCCTCCATCCTCCAAGGCCCCGCAGGCCTCGCCGTCCGCGACATCCGCCCTGGCTTCGATGCGCAGCTCCCGCCCGAGCCCGATGTCCCTGCCGAGCAGCGCGCCCTCGAAGAGGCCCTCGAGGCACTCGCCAAGCTCAGCCTGGAGCTCCAGCGCGTGGACCAGGAGATCGCAGGCATCAAGCTCCTGCCCTCCTTCCCCAAACCCAAGACCGGAGACGAGCCCCGCGAGGCCTCTCCCACCGCCATCCTCACCCTGGCCCACTTCGTCGACGAGGAGCTCGCCGCCCTCCATGCCCGGAAGCTGGACCTGGAGCGGCGCCAGCGCGACGCCGAGGCCGAGCTGGAGCTGCGTCGGCGGAGACTCCATGAGGGCTCCACCTCTGTGCGCGGCCAGCGGGCCGTGCTGTACCGGGCCGCGCTCATCACCCTCTCCGAAACAGGCGAGGCCCAGGGCGAGGTGCGGCTCGCCCTCGAGTACGCCGTGCATGGAGCACGCTGGGTCCCTGGGTACGAGCTGCGGATGCCTCGCACGCTCGACGGCGGGACGCTGCGGATGCGCGCCTCCGTGCTCCAGCGCACGGGCGAAGACTGGCAGAACGTGAAGCTCTCCCTCTCCACCGCCGAGCTGCACCGCCGCGCGGATGTGCCCGAGCTCAAGGCCCTGCGCATCGGCCGGCGCCAGCCTCCTCCGGCCCGCTCGGGTTGGCGCGAGCCTCCTCCCGGCCTGGATGAACTCTTCGCCGGGTATGACGCCGCGGGCGGCCCTCCCCGCCCGTCTCCCTCCACTCCCGCCAGCTTTCTGCCTCAGGGCGAGAGTCGGCAACGCACCGTCGCCCGGGAGATCCCCGCGAGCAATGCCCGAGACCGTGCCGAAGCGACGGCTTACAAGCCCATGCCGAAACCCGAGCCCATCCCCGCTGACGAGTCCGAGGACCTCGACATGCTGATGGACGCGGATGAGCCCATGCCGGCCCAGGCAGCCCCGATGAAGAAGAAGAGCGGTGGGGCCCTCTCAGGGCTCTTCTCGGCCAGCGCCCCCCCTCCCCCGCCTCCTCCGGCTCCCGCAGCCGCCGCTCCCATGCGCGGTGGAGCACCGGGAGGCGGAGGTCCGGCCCGCGCCAGGAGGTCCCAGGCTCCCCTCGAAGAGATGGCCAAGGATGCGGCCTACGGCGCTCCCATGATGGAGATGGAGGGCGGCGCCATGGATGGCTTCGGTGGAGCCGCCCCCGGGGAGCCCGAGCCTCCCTCAGGACTCGAACTCGGGGCCAACCTGCTGGACTACGACTCGCTGGAACTGCCTCCCGCGAATCAGCAGGGCGTGCGAGGCCGGCTCCAGCCCCAGCCGGTCTGGTCCTCCCAGGAGATGATCGCCCTGACCCACATGCACATGCGCGTGGACGTCATCTCCCTGCTCATCGCCCGCCAGGAAAACATGGCGACCGTGCACCGCGTCAGCCCGCCCACATGGGCGGTGCCGCCGCGCCAGTCCACGCCCCACTTCGACTACCGCTATGACGTGGAGACGCGGATTGACGTGCCCTCGGATGGCGTGTGGCACTCGGTGCCGGTGTTCGCGGCGCCCGTGGGGCTCACCGCCGAGTACCTCTGCGTCCCCTCCATGGAGCCGCAGGTGTTTCGCACCGTGAAGGTGGAGAACCGCACGCCCCACGCGCTGCTCGCGGGCCCGGTGGACGTGACGCTCGGGGACGAGTTCCTGATGACATCTCCCCTACCCACCCTGGCCCCAGGCGCCACGCAGCGGCTCGGGCTGGGCGTCGAGGAGTCCATCAAGGTGTCGCGCAACACGCGCTACGACGAGGCCTCGGGCGGCGTCTTCGGAGGCGCCAACGTGCTCACGCACCGCGTCTCCGTCGAGGTGGCCAACCGCCTGGGCCGGCCCGCCACCGTGGAGATCCGCGAGCGCGTGCCCGTCATCCCCAAGGACGAGAAGGACATCAAGGTCGAGGAGACCGAGATCAAGCCCCCGTGGCGCTCCCCCGAGCCGCTGCCCGGCGACGCGCCGGTGGACGGCGAGCGGGCGTGGCGGGTGACGCTGCAGTCCGGTGAGAAGCAGTCGCTGGATGCCACCTGGGTCGTGAAGATCCCCTCGAGCAAGATGCTCCAGGGCGGGAACCGGAGGACATAA
- a CDS encoding mucoidy inhibitor MuiA family protein, whose translation MSTTVTLPVVKVTVLEDRALVERRGEVTLPAGPQRLRVEGLSPLAVDRSLQISLVGGNIIGARVSRIWKEQPKEGLREHRTELGRRVESLEQAQRLAESDIQRLLARLSVANTAHADVLRSISEGVGAGKASADTWRQHLAAVRAEVASTEEALRQARKREEQTRQRLEEARSALTQGEQPESKLLTSAEVELNHPTGGAVTVGVAYLVPCAVWRPAYRATLRRVESGETVTLECEAVVWQRTEEDWKDVEMAFSTARPTLGATPPRLVEDRLYLREKTQQEKHTVEVTIREETIQTTGEGGTPQAEGMPGLDDGGEPLTLKAIHRVTLPSDGSPHRVPLFQFTAPATSELVGTPEHSPLVHRVARFENKGGSVLLAGPVDLVRTSGYVGRAQLTFAGVGERVKLGFGSEDALRIFRQVETKLDTHRLTGRKVRTHFVKLFLSNTGSRPEQIALEERMPVSEVEAVEVELLKDKAKPAPAKVSQDGILRFELPAPARSQQELAFAYTVASSAKVAGL comes from the coding sequence GTGAGCACCACCGTCACACTTCCTGTCGTCAAGGTCACCGTCCTCGAGGACCGCGCGCTCGTGGAGCGCCGTGGCGAGGTGACGCTCCCCGCCGGCCCCCAGCGGCTGCGGGTCGAGGGCCTCTCTCCGCTCGCGGTGGACCGGTCGCTGCAGATCTCCCTGGTGGGAGGCAACATCATCGGCGCCCGCGTGAGCCGCATCTGGAAGGAGCAGCCCAAGGAGGGCCTGCGCGAGCACCGCACGGAGCTCGGGCGCCGCGTCGAGTCGCTCGAACAGGCGCAGAGGCTCGCCGAGAGCGACATCCAGCGCCTGCTGGCAAGGCTGAGCGTGGCGAACACGGCGCACGCGGACGTGCTGCGCTCCATCTCCGAGGGTGTCGGAGCTGGCAAGGCCTCGGCGGACACCTGGCGCCAGCACCTGGCAGCGGTGCGCGCGGAGGTGGCCTCCACAGAGGAGGCGCTGCGGCAGGCACGAAAGCGCGAGGAGCAAACCCGGCAGCGCCTGGAGGAGGCCCGCTCGGCGCTCACCCAGGGCGAGCAGCCGGAGTCCAAGCTCCTCACCTCGGCCGAGGTGGAGCTGAACCACCCCACCGGAGGTGCCGTCACCGTAGGCGTGGCGTACCTGGTGCCCTGTGCCGTGTGGCGCCCGGCGTACCGCGCCACGCTGCGCCGCGTCGAGAGCGGCGAGACGGTGACGCTCGAGTGCGAAGCGGTGGTGTGGCAGCGGACGGAGGAGGACTGGAAGGACGTGGAGATGGCCTTCTCGACGGCCCGCCCCACGCTCGGAGCCACTCCGCCACGGCTGGTGGAAGACAGGCTGTACCTCCGCGAGAAGACGCAGCAGGAGAAGCACACGGTCGAGGTGACGATCCGCGAGGAGACCATCCAGACCACCGGAGAGGGCGGCACCCCGCAGGCTGAAGGCATGCCCGGCCTGGACGACGGTGGCGAGCCGCTCACGCTCAAGGCGATCCACCGCGTCACCCTTCCCTCGGACGGGTCGCCCCACCGGGTGCCTCTGTTCCAGTTCACGGCGCCAGCCACCTCGGAGCTGGTAGGGACGCCGGAGCACTCGCCGCTGGTGCACCGGGTGGCTCGCTTCGAGAACAAGGGCGGCTCGGTACTGCTGGCAGGCCCGGTGGATCTGGTGCGCACGAGCGGCTACGTGGGCCGCGCGCAGCTGACCTTCGCGGGTGTGGGCGAGCGCGTGAAGCTGGGCTTCGGCAGCGAGGATGCGCTGCGCATCTTCCGGCAGGTGGAGACGAAGCTGGACACCCACCGGCTCACGGGCCGCAAGGTACGCACGCACTTCGTGAAGCTGTTCCTCTCCAACACGGGCAGCCGCCCGGAGCAGATCGCCCTCGAGGAGCGAATGCCCGTCTCCGAGGTGGAGGCCGTGGAGGTAGAGCTGCTCAAGGACAAGGCGAAGCCCGCCCCGGCGAAGGTGAGCCAGGACGGGATTCTCCGCTTCGAGCTCCCGGCCCCCGCGCGCTCTCAGCAGGAGCTGGCGTTCGCGTACACCGTCGCCAGCTCCGCCAAGGTCGCGGGGCTCTGA
- a CDS encoding xanthine dehydrogenase family protein molybdopterin-binding subunit, with product MDKSVGKPLNRVDGRLKVTGAAKYAAEFPQEGLVYAVIVGSTIPSGTITKVDASAAEKAPGVLAVLSPEKPPKLAGDPAKRQSPLEPMVHLLQNRRVDYQGQPVAVVVADTFERATHAAALVKVQYQAEKPKLGLKAQKAQAYAPKHIIFRPPDTEHGKASAETPAAEVDAMYGTPFEHHNPMEPHATTAVWEGERLTVYDATQGVFGVRSRLAQLFGLPPENVRCIAKFVGGGFGGKGSGWGHTILAAMAAKAVSKPVKLVLRRDQMFAGVGYRPETEQRVQLKARKDGKLLLVRHETLTSTSTFDEFTEPAGFTSRMMYASEQIITSHRLVRTTMPTPTFMRAPGESPGMFALESALDELAYKLNMDPVQLRIVNHADTDPESGRPWSSKSLKECYRAGAEKFGWSKRNPMPGSMKDGRTLIGWGMATATYPTMRQKGAAKASLLPDGTVAVAVGTQDIGTGTYTVMSQVAADELGLPVQKVRFDLGDTQMPEAPVSGGSWTSATVAPAVKRVAAALRDKIIATAVADAGSPLKGADPKQVKVENGDLIAGSKKESFAALMKRQKLPSIDAQADAQPGDEMKKYAMHAFGAQFAEVRVDPDLGQVRVSRFVGAFGVGRVLNEKTARSQLQGGIIMGLGMALMEESVVDERTGHFVTKDLADYHVPVNPDVPDIDVIFVPENDPYVNELGIKGIGEIGITGVAPAIANAVYHATGKRLRTLPLTLDKLLTT from the coding sequence ATGGACAAGTCAGTCGGAAAGCCGCTGAACCGGGTGGATGGACGGCTCAAGGTGACAGGCGCGGCGAAGTACGCCGCCGAGTTCCCTCAAGAGGGACTGGTCTACGCCGTCATCGTGGGCAGCACCATCCCCAGTGGAACCATCACGAAGGTGGACGCCTCGGCGGCGGAGAAGGCGCCGGGGGTGCTCGCGGTGCTGTCACCCGAGAAACCTCCTAAGCTCGCGGGCGATCCCGCGAAGCGCCAGAGCCCGCTGGAGCCCATGGTCCACCTGCTGCAGAACCGGCGGGTGGACTACCAGGGCCAGCCCGTGGCCGTGGTGGTAGCGGACACCTTCGAGCGGGCCACCCATGCCGCCGCGCTGGTGAAGGTGCAGTACCAGGCGGAGAAGCCGAAGCTGGGGCTGAAGGCCCAGAAGGCCCAAGCCTACGCACCCAAGCACATCATCTTCCGGCCGCCGGACACCGAGCACGGCAAGGCCTCGGCGGAGACGCCGGCTGCGGAGGTGGACGCCATGTACGGCACTCCGTTCGAGCACCACAACCCCATGGAGCCGCACGCGACGACCGCCGTGTGGGAGGGCGAGCGCCTCACGGTCTATGATGCCACCCAAGGCGTCTTCGGGGTGCGCTCGCGTCTGGCGCAGCTGTTCGGTTTGCCGCCGGAGAACGTGCGCTGCATCGCCAAGTTCGTGGGCGGAGGCTTCGGCGGCAAGGGCTCCGGGTGGGGACACACGATCCTCGCGGCCATGGCGGCCAAGGCCGTGAGCAAGCCGGTGAAGCTGGTGCTCCGCCGCGACCAGATGTTCGCGGGCGTGGGCTACCGGCCGGAGACGGAGCAGCGCGTGCAGCTCAAGGCCCGCAAGGACGGCAAGCTGCTTCTCGTGCGCCACGAGACGCTGACCTCGACCTCCACGTTCGACGAGTTCACCGAGCCCGCGGGCTTCACGTCGCGCATGATGTACGCCAGCGAGCAGATCATCACGTCGCACCGGCTGGTGAGGACGACGATGCCCACGCCGACGTTCATGCGTGCGCCAGGTGAGTCCCCCGGCATGTTCGCGCTCGAGTCCGCCCTGGACGAGCTGGCCTACAAGCTCAACATGGATCCGGTGCAGCTGCGGATCGTGAACCACGCGGACACGGATCCCGAGTCTGGACGCCCCTGGAGCAGCAAGTCGCTCAAGGAGTGCTACCGGGCGGGGGCCGAGAAGTTCGGCTGGTCCAAGCGCAACCCCATGCCGGGCTCCATGAAGGATGGGCGCACCCTGATCGGTTGGGGCATGGCGACCGCCACCTATCCAACGATGCGCCAGAAAGGTGCCGCCAAGGCGTCGCTGCTGCCCGATGGCACCGTGGCGGTCGCTGTCGGCACGCAAGACATTGGCACCGGCACCTATACGGTGATGTCGCAGGTCGCGGCGGACGAACTGGGGCTCCCCGTGCAGAAGGTGCGCTTCGATCTCGGCGACACTCAGATGCCTGAGGCGCCGGTCTCGGGAGGCTCCTGGACGTCGGCCACCGTGGCCCCGGCCGTGAAGCGCGTGGCGGCGGCGCTGCGGGACAAGATCATCGCCACGGCCGTGGCTGACGCGGGCTCCCCGCTGAAGGGCGCCGACCCCAAGCAGGTGAAGGTGGAGAACGGCGATCTCATCGCGGGCTCGAAGAAGGAGAGTTTTGCTGCCCTGATGAAGCGCCAGAAGCTCCCATCGATCGACGCCCAGGCGGACGCTCAGCCCGGGGACGAGATGAAGAAGTATGCGATGCACGCCTTCGGGGCGCAGTTCGCCGAGGTGCGGGTGGATCCGGATCTCGGACAGGTCCGCGTCAGCCGCTTCGTCGGCGCCTTCGGCGTGGGCCGCGTGCTGAACGAGAAGACTGCCCGGAGCCAGCTCCAGGGCGGCATCATCATGGGGCTCGGCATGGCGCTGATGGAGGAGTCCGTGGTGGATGAGCGGACCGGCCACTTCGTCACCAAGGATCTGGCGGACTACCACGTGCCGGTGAACCCGGATGTGCCCGACATTGATGTCATCTTCGTGCCCGAGAACGATCCGTACGTGAACGAGCTCGGCATCAAGGGCATCGGCGAGATCGGCATCACCGGTGTGGCCCCCGCCATCGCCAACGCCGTCTACCACGCGACGGGCAAGCGCCTCCGGACGCTGCCCCTCACGCTGGACAAGCTGCTGACGACGTAA
- a CDS encoding FAD binding domain-containing protein, translated as MRPIDYVAAQDMKGALEKLGSRPTDAVPIGGGTNLVDLMKIHVQNPALLVDINALPLSQIEEADGGLRIGALVRNSDLANHPLVRQRYPVLSEALLAGASPQLRNLATVGGNILQKTRCSYFRDVSQPCNKREPGSGCAALQGFNRMHAVLGTSDKCIATNPSDMNVALAVLDATVHVTGPKGDRKIAFGDFHLVPGAHPERETVLQPGELITHVTLPASGFAANSHYLKVRDRASYAFALTSAAVALELEGKTVKSARVALGGVGTKPWRSPEAEKALIGQPADEVRFKAAAAAALKGAKPQKHNGFKVELARRTLIRALSQAAGLA; from the coding sequence ATGCGCCCCATCGACTACGTCGCCGCTCAGGACATGAAGGGAGCCCTCGAGAAGCTGGGCTCCCGCCCCACGGACGCGGTGCCCATTGGCGGAGGCACCAACCTCGTGGACCTCATGAAGATCCACGTGCAGAACCCGGCCCTGCTCGTGGACATCAACGCCCTGCCACTCTCTCAGATCGAGGAGGCGGACGGAGGGCTGCGCATTGGCGCGTTGGTCCGCAACAGCGATCTCGCGAACCACCCGCTCGTGCGCCAGCGCTACCCCGTGCTCTCCGAGGCCCTGCTCGCGGGCGCCTCGCCGCAGCTGCGCAACCTGGCCACCGTGGGCGGCAACATCCTTCAGAAGACGCGCTGTTCGTACTTCCGGGACGTCTCCCAGCCTTGTAACAAGCGCGAGCCCGGCTCTGGCTGCGCGGCGCTGCAGGGCTTCAACCGCATGCACGCGGTGCTGGGCACCAGCGACAAGTGCATCGCCACGAACCCCTCGGACATGAACGTGGCGCTCGCTGTCCTGGATGCCACCGTGCACGTGACGGGGCCCAAGGGCGATCGAAAGATTGCCTTCGGGGACTTCCACCTCGTGCCGGGGGCGCACCCCGAGCGTGAGACGGTGCTGCAGCCGGGCGAGCTCATCACCCACGTGACGCTGCCCGCCTCTGGCTTCGCGGCGAACTCCCACTACCTGAAGGTGCGCGACCGGGCCTCGTACGCGTTCGCGCTGACCTCGGCGGCGGTGGCGCTCGAACTGGAGGGCAAGACCGTGAAGAGCGCACGCGTGGCGCTGGGCGGCGTGGGCACCAAGCCCTGGCGCTCGCCCGAGGCCGAGAAGGCCCTCATCGGCCAGCCCGCGGACGAGGTGCGCTTCAAGGCGGCCGCCGCCGCGGCGCTGAAGGGAGCGAAGCCGCAGAAGCACAACGGCTTCAAGGTCGAACTCGCGCGGCGGACCCTGATCCGTGCGCTGTCTCAAGCTGCTGGACTCGCCTGA
- a CDS encoding (2Fe-2S)-binding protein: protein MSDPKLLPPDDSTSSDALTVFDDGKATRREFVGTAVVGGALLSTGLLTVPDTAEAASPKPANLDGPAVPAVNIKLNVNGKEHTLQVEPRVTLLDALRERLELTGSKKGCDMGQCGACTVLVDDRRVNACLMLAVMQQGKRITTIEGLAQGDTLHPMQESFIEHDAFQCGYCTPGQIMSAVGFSQENWGQTDADIREGMCGNICRCGAYPHIVAAVRDGRGKKA from the coding sequence ATGTCCGATCCGAAGCTGCTTCCCCCTGACGACAGTACGTCGAGCGACGCGCTGACCGTCTTCGACGATGGAAAGGCAACCCGGCGCGAGTTCGTCGGCACGGCGGTGGTGGGGGGCGCGCTGCTCTCCACCGGCCTGCTCACGGTGCCCGACACCGCCGAGGCGGCGAGCCCCAAGCCTGCCAACCTCGACGGGCCCGCTGTGCCCGCCGTGAACATCAAGCTCAATGTGAACGGCAAGGAGCACACGCTCCAGGTCGAGCCACGCGTGACGCTGCTCGACGCGCTCCGCGAGCGGCTTGAACTCACCGGCTCGAAGAAGGGCTGCGACATGGGCCAGTGCGGCGCGTGCACTGTCCTGGTGGATGACCGCCGCGTGAACGCCTGCCTCATGCTCGCCGTGATGCAGCAGGGCAAGCGCATCACCACCATCGAGGGGCTCGCCCAGGGCGACACCCTGCACCCCATGCAGGAGTCCTTTATCGAGCACGACGCCTTTCAGTGCGGCTACTGCACCCCTGGACAGATCATGAGCGCGGTGGGCTTCTCCCAGGAGAACTGGGGACAGACCGACGCGGACATCCGCGAGGGCATGTGCGGGAACATCTGCCGCTGCGGAGCCTACCCTCACATCGTGGCTGCCGTTCGCGACGGCCGCGGGAAGAAGGCCTGA